In a genomic window of Allomeiothermus silvanus DSM 9946:
- a CDS encoding class I SAM-dependent methyltransferase, which translates to MVKSRAEALAFPRGDLELAFCSMCGFIQNRLFAPERLDYSVGYQETQGFSPTFTGWAKRLIQQLIERYGVQEQTVLEIGCGKGEFLAELCQAGKNRGIGIDPGLALEHPSHSGQIQWIGGVYEDHTERTREAQTVLCRHTLEHIAPVGAFIGRIRAAIPPQALLFLEVPDTCRILEEKAFWDIYYEHCSYFTQGSLGRLLRAQGFKVLENRRDYGDQYVLAFARADQANQAFPEENDLEGLNRLVRAFKAAAPAAIQDWRNRLEAWHQAGKRVVLWAASSKSVAFLTSLAVSEEVAYAVDINPYKRGHYLPGSGHPVVGPDDLEQAPPDVVLVMNSIYTEEIRRDLARRGLQPELVPLR; encoded by the coding sequence TTGGTCAAAAGCCGAGCGGAAGCCCTGGCTTTCCCCCGAGGTGACCTCGAGCTGGCTTTTTGTTCGATGTGCGGCTTTATCCAGAATCGGCTTTTCGCCCCTGAGCGCCTGGACTACTCCGTAGGCTACCAGGAGACCCAGGGATTCTCCCCTACCTTTACCGGCTGGGCCAAGCGGCTCATCCAGCAGTTAATAGAACGGTATGGGGTGCAGGAACAGACCGTGCTCGAGATAGGGTGTGGCAAGGGGGAGTTTCTGGCTGAGCTTTGCCAGGCAGGGAAGAACCGGGGGATCGGGATTGACCCCGGGCTGGCCCTCGAGCACCCTTCCCATTCGGGGCAGATCCAATGGATCGGTGGGGTTTACGAGGATCACACCGAGCGTACCCGTGAGGCCCAGACAGTGCTATGCCGTCATACCCTCGAGCACATTGCTCCGGTAGGGGCATTTATAGGGCGAATCCGCGCTGCCATCCCCCCCCAGGCCTTGCTGTTTTTGGAAGTCCCTGATACCTGCCGCATCTTGGAAGAAAAAGCCTTCTGGGATATCTACTACGAGCACTGTTCCTACTTCACCCAGGGTTCGCTCGGCAGGTTACTACGGGCACAGGGCTTTAAAGTGCTGGAAAACCGCCGCGACTACGGGGATCAATATGTACTGGCGTTTGCCCGAGCTGACCAAGCCAACCAAGCCTTCCCCGAAGAGAACGACCTCGAGGGGCTAAATCGCCTCGTTCGAGCGTTCAAAGCTGCGGCTCCAGCAGCAATCCAGGATTGGCGCAACCGGCTCGAGGCCTGGCACCAGGCAGGTAAACGAGTAGTGCTATGGGCCGCCAGTTCCAAATCGGTGGCTTTTCTGACTAGCCTGGCGGTGAGCGAAGAAGTGGCTTACGCCGTGGATATCAATCCCTACAAGCGTGGCCACTACCTGCCGGGCAGCGGACATCCGGTGGTGGGGCCGGATGACCTCGAGCAAGCCCCCCCTGACGTGGTGTTGGTAATGAACTCCATCTACACCGAGGAAATCCGTCGGGATTTAGCCCGGAGGGGACTCCAGCCCGAGTTGGTGCCCTTGCGATAA
- a CDS encoding glycosyltransferase: protein MLTKAVRNGLWNAVSTLASALTGIMVSVIVIRTLDTQAYGEVSYFAWLAGLLSALGVLAFPTALTRFISELRGQGRPREGEALAAWVSRGLLTLNALIGLALLVWAWRSPYPLSLYLTIIAPLPFLNALSRLLTSSFWGNEEYRPAAISLVLASFVQLGIAAAAALLHWGKPGFLLALLSLSAIGSISLFFYALRKGTQRHLFRLQPGPTHATVLLYLAFSFPMILHTIFEMIVWQRSEVYFLAQLSTQAQIGFYSLAFTIYSLCVGMGYALVGGFFPAIARDFGAGDWVRVREKIAQGVVLITLFATPLSFGALTMLGTVIYWLYGVKMFPSVPVAQILFLGLIPSLLVTVTGLTLGAIRRPWATIPLGFAASALNIGLDYLLIPQYEAIGAAFANTGSQVFYTLGAYWVLLRVIGVTGRLYLPWISLGTIVFLGFITTYLIPHWLVGRGLDWLAIPVAGVLYLGAVWRLGYVRVLQEREGYRVLHILGNRVLPKNPDAEGTSGVVRAALEIARAQAHQGYEVWAAAVGKEAWEHEWQGVRLVSLRSANIPVLRLAGRELDLRVHLPFVRLCLLEAFDIVHTHLYDYVRGLRARARVIHFHGDPLTQVYQGQSPALKPGDFRLVARHSQAQVGVSRFITRQLQRGFSRYGLEGQVYCVYNGVDTERFHPHRYLGQRHALRQEWGIAEEETVFLFVGAIVLEKGVIHLARAFSRLSQRHPKVHLVLAGSSKLWGSQLSDHDPHQAYVEGVRRSLEGSNAHFLGSLSPAQIPAVYAAVDVIVIPSVMEEAFALVALEAMASGKPVIASATGGLPEVVRPEAGLLVPPGDEAALEAAMLALAEDPLARQSRGLAAREITLGFTWAHAVERLEQVYRAALQRHHPPSRLAEAPYPEEARTHA from the coding sequence ATGCTCACCAAAGCGGTGCGCAATGGGCTATGGAACGCGGTCAGCACCCTGGCCTCGGCTCTCACCGGCATCATGGTCTCGGTGATCGTGATCCGCACCCTGGATACTCAGGCGTACGGCGAGGTTAGCTACTTTGCCTGGCTGGCCGGACTTCTGAGCGCGCTGGGAGTGTTGGCCTTTCCGACGGCGCTCACCCGTTTCATCTCCGAACTCCGCGGCCAGGGACGTCCCCGGGAAGGGGAAGCGCTGGCGGCTTGGGTGAGTCGGGGCCTGTTGACGTTGAATGCCCTTATCGGGCTGGCATTGCTCGTGTGGGCCTGGCGCAGCCCTTATCCCCTTTCCCTATACTTGACCATCATCGCACCGCTGCCATTTTTGAACGCCCTGAGCCGACTCCTCACCTCGAGTTTTTGGGGCAACGAGGAATACCGTCCTGCTGCAATCAGCCTGGTACTGGCCTCTTTCGTACAGCTCGGAATTGCTGCGGCAGCGGCTTTACTGCACTGGGGTAAGCCGGGCTTCTTGCTGGCGCTTTTGTCGTTGAGCGCAATCGGCTCGATCAGCCTGTTTTTCTATGCCTTACGCAAAGGCACCCAGCGGCACTTATTCCGATTGCAACCAGGTCCTACCCATGCCACGGTGTTGCTGTACCTGGCCTTTAGCTTCCCTATGATCCTTCACACCATCTTCGAGATGATCGTCTGGCAGCGCTCGGAGGTTTACTTTTTGGCCCAGCTTTCCACCCAGGCCCAAATTGGCTTCTATAGTCTGGCGTTCACCATCTACAGCCTTTGCGTGGGCATGGGGTATGCCCTGGTAGGGGGTTTCTTCCCGGCCATCGCCCGTGACTTTGGTGCTGGGGACTGGGTACGGGTGCGGGAGAAGATCGCCCAGGGAGTAGTTCTGATCACACTCTTCGCCACCCCTCTATCCTTCGGCGCCCTCACCATGCTGGGCACGGTTATCTATTGGCTGTACGGGGTAAAAATGTTCCCCTCGGTTCCGGTAGCCCAAATCCTCTTCCTTGGGCTCATCCCCAGCTTGTTGGTAACGGTTACCGGCCTCACCCTAGGGGCCATCCGCCGCCCCTGGGCTACAATCCCTTTAGGCTTTGCTGCCTCGGCGCTCAACATCGGCTTAGATTACTTGCTCATCCCTCAATACGAAGCCATCGGCGCGGCATTTGCCAACACTGGCTCCCAGGTGTTTTATACGCTGGGGGCGTACTGGGTACTCTTGCGGGTCATCGGGGTCACAGGCAGGCTATATCTGCCTTGGATATCTCTAGGTACCATCGTGTTCCTGGGGTTTATCACCACTTATCTGATACCCCACTGGCTGGTGGGGCGCGGCCTGGACTGGCTGGCTATCCCCGTAGCTGGCGTGCTCTACCTGGGGGCGGTGTGGCGCCTTGGTTACGTACGCGTTTTGCAGGAGCGTGAGGGGTATCGGGTACTACACATCTTGGGAAACCGAGTCCTCCCCAAAAACCCTGATGCTGAGGGAACCAGCGGCGTGGTGCGGGCAGCCTTGGAGATCGCCCGGGCACAAGCCCACCAGGGGTATGAGGTCTGGGCGGCTGCGGTGGGCAAGGAAGCCTGGGAACATGAGTGGCAGGGGGTGCGCCTAGTTTCGCTGCGAAGCGCCAACATACCGGTGCTGCGCCTGGCAGGGCGCGAGCTAGACCTGCGGGTTCATCTGCCCTTTGTGCGGCTTTGTCTCCTCGAGGCCTTTGATATCGTACACACCCACCTCTACGACTACGTGCGGGGTTTGCGGGCTAGAGCCAGGGTCATTCACTTTCACGGCGACCCCCTCACCCAGGTATACCAAGGGCAAAGCCCGGCACTGAAACCGGGAGACTTCCGTCTGGTAGCCCGGCACAGCCAAGCCCAAGTAGGGGTGAGCCGCTTCATCACCCGCCAGCTCCAGCGGGGTTTCAGCCGGTATGGCTTAGAGGGCCAGGTGTACTGCGTATACAACGGAGTAGACACCGAGCGCTTTCATCCGCATCGCTATCTCGGGCAAAGGCACGCGCTACGACAGGAATGGGGTATAGCCGAGGAAGAAACAGTATTTCTATTCGTGGGGGCCATTGTGCTCGAGAAGGGGGTGATCCACTTGGCTCGGGCCTTCTCCCGGCTCTCCCAGCGCCACCCTAAGGTCCATTTGGTGCTGGCCGGCAGCAGCAAGCTGTGGGGTTCCCAGCTTTCGGATCACGATCCGCACCAAGCCTATGTCGAGGGGGTACGCCGCAGCCTAGAGGGAAGCAACGCCCACTTCTTGGGTAGTCTCTCTCCCGCCCAAATCCCCGCCGTCTACGCAGCTGTTGATGTGATAGTCATCCCTTCGGTGATGGAGGAGGCTTTTGCCCTGGTGGCTCTGGAGGCTATGGCCTCAGGAAAGCCCGTCATCGCCTCAGCTACAGGAGGGCTGCCCGAGGTGGTGCGGCCAGAAGCCGGGCTGCTGGTTCCTCCAGGAGACGAAGCCGCCCTCGAGGCGGCGATGCTCGCCCTGGCCGAAGACCCTCTGGCCCGTCAATCGCGCGGCCTAGCCGCCCGTGAAATCACCCTCGGATTCACCTGGGCCCACGCCGTAGAGAGGCTCGAGCAGGTCTACCGAGCCGCATTGCAACGCCACCACCCCCCAAGCCGCTTGGCCGAGGCACCCTACCCCGAGGAGGCCCGAACCCATGCCTGA
- a CDS encoding glycosyltransferase family 2 protein, with protein MPEPVQVSILIATYNRASLLTQSLSSILGQTYPHWEVVLVDDGSSDNTWEVACAFATRDARIRPLHQEHRGLAHFAETYNFALAQAKGSVIAMMDDDDLWLPERLAKHLPFHLAGGYALSFAQCQAVDEKTQPLEQQLYPVLNPATDLYVALLRGEYWIPTITTLISRTRLEAAGGFQQRPYLPAYDYPTWLAVGEPMGFLPLNLALRRIHSPQQITNKSALELALGAYRHAIEVAERSGFPKARLLSENRRNNLAHAYHLAAAQAGNEGKFGQALDYCREIAWLGRPYLFARCLAMLTYKFGQRTLRYAASLV; from the coding sequence ATGCCTGAGCCAGTCCAAGTCAGCATCCTCATCGCCACTTACAACCGTGCTAGCCTGCTAACGCAGAGCCTCTCGAGCATACTGGGCCAGACCTATCCCCATTGGGAAGTCGTCCTGGTGGACGACGGATCAAGCGATAACACCTGGGAGGTGGCCTGCGCGTTCGCCACCCGCGATGCCCGGATCCGCCCCTTGCACCAGGAACACCGCGGTTTAGCCCATTTCGCCGAGACCTATAACTTTGCCCTAGCCCAGGCCAAGGGATCGGTCATCGCGATGATGGACGATGACGACCTGTGGCTTCCCGAACGCCTGGCCAAGCACCTCCCCTTTCACCTGGCCGGGGGCTATGCCCTCAGTTTTGCCCAATGCCAAGCAGTAGACGAAAAAACCCAACCCCTGGAGCAGCAACTCTACCCGGTGCTCAATCCCGCTACCGACTTGTACGTCGCTTTGCTCCGAGGCGAGTACTGGATTCCTACCATCACCACCCTCATCTCCCGCACCCGGCTGGAAGCTGCCGGAGGGTTTCAGCAACGCCCGTACCTGCCCGCCTATGACTACCCTACTTGGCTGGCGGTGGGAGAGCCGATGGGGTTTTTACCGCTTAATCTGGCGCTGCGGCGGATTCACTCTCCACAGCAGATCACCAATAAATCTGCCCTCGAGCTAGCGCTCGGCGCTTATCGGCATGCAATCGAAGTAGCTGAGCGCAGCGGCTTTCCCAAGGCGCGGCTGCTCTCTGAGAACCGCCGCAACAACCTCGCCCACGCATACCACCTGGCCGCTGCTCAGGCAGGCAACGAAGGGAAGTTTGGCCAAGCCTTGGACTACTGCCGGGAGATTGCCTGGCTGGGGCGGCCCTACCTGTTTGCCCGCTGCCTGGCCATGCTTACCTATAAGTTCGGGCAGCGCACCCTGCGCTACGCCGCCAGTCTGGTATAG
- a CDS encoding glycosyltransferase family 2 protein, with translation MAGPSVSVLMPTYKHQAYIAQAIESVLAQRFDDFELVITDDNSPDQTYAIAEAYARKDPRVRVFRNPQNLGLAANYTRCFQNAHPGSRYFIILPSDDWWMPETLEVLVATAEQNPQATFVHADGYKVKEDGLVPYLSIFRHLPPQGLHCGLRELYLNNYIMVQTTLVRRGLFQRFHCHPFLFDPDYVFVSDYELWLELLGRGAQAYYLPRLLAYFREHPESHTIPKHILPRMIEEVAMFQEKLPPSTPPDLDPYRHQAVVGRLAAIGFLYLEAKEPAKAQPYLERAARESPKLRWDVMIARMISRLPMPKSVRAQLWYLALEAVGVEPGMRISTTFLRRWGQENMTIITALVNDPTLATRALQDAIPPLLYLFGGSR, from the coding sequence ATGGCGGGTCCATCGGTTAGCGTTTTGATGCCAACCTACAAGCACCAGGCCTACATCGCCCAGGCCATCGAGAGCGTGTTGGCGCAGCGCTTTGATGATTTTGAGCTCGTCATCACCGATGACAATTCCCCCGACCAGACCTACGCCATAGCCGAAGCTTACGCCCGTAAAGACCCCCGGGTGCGGGTTTTCCGAAACCCTCAAAACCTAGGCCTAGCCGCCAACTATACCCGCTGCTTTCAAAACGCCCACCCTGGAAGCAGGTATTTTATCATTCTTCCATCAGATGACTGGTGGATGCCGGAAACACTGGAAGTCTTGGTTGCTACCGCCGAGCAAAATCCCCAGGCCACCTTTGTGCACGCGGATGGCTACAAGGTAAAAGAAGACGGGCTGGTGCCCTACCTCAGCATCTTCCGGCACCTGCCCCCCCAGGGGCTACACTGCGGCCTGCGCGAGCTGTATCTGAACAACTACATCATGGTGCAAACCACCCTGGTGCGGCGAGGCCTCTTCCAACGCTTCCACTGCCATCCCTTTCTATTTGACCCGGACTACGTATTTGTGTCCGATTACGAACTGTGGCTGGAGTTGCTAGGGCGAGGAGCCCAAGCCTACTACCTGCCCCGTCTGCTGGCTTATTTCCGGGAGCACCCGGAGTCGCACACCATCCCCAAACACATCCTGCCGCGCATGATCGAGGAGGTCGCCATGTTCCAGGAAAAGCTTCCCCCGAGTACGCCACCAGACCTCGACCCCTACCGCCACCAGGCCGTGGTGGGCCGCTTGGCGGCGATCGGCTTTTTGTACCTGGAAGCCAAGGAGCCAGCCAAAGCCCAGCCTTACCTGGAACGTGCCGCCCGCGAGAGCCCCAAGCTACGATGGGACGTCATGATCGCACGAATGATAAGCCGGTTGCCAATGCCTAAGAGCGTCCGGGCACAGCTTTGGTATTTAGCCTTAGAAGCCGTCGGGGTCGAGCCTGGCATGAGAATCAGCACCACCTTTCTCCGGCGCTGGGGTCAGGAAAATATGACCATCATCACCGCCCTGGTCAATGACCCCACTCTGGCTACCCGGGCCTTGCAAGATGCCATTCCGCCCTTGCTATACCTCTTTGGAGGATCGCGATGA
- a CDS encoding glycosyltransferase family 2 protein, producing MKPIQPTISILMATYNYARFLPTAIESVLAQEMEAFELIIGDNASEDATPEIVAEYAARDPRIKPFRNPTNLGIVENFNRCFLSMSPQSRYFILLPADDWWTPQTLRRLLEVAQAHPEVAIVHADAYRTDEACRVLNRYSEFMGHHLPEGLHQAVSLLMRADYIPAQSALVNRKFIQEEPPFDTELRFVHDIHLWLRLLLRGHTAYYLAEPLAYIRKHAAALTTEANIEPRLREEVRMFEKLAPLTPPRLEPARQEAWANRLAALSFHLLGASKIEEARALLQKTAQVSPRARLDLIAARWIAALPLPKNIRSQLWNLAWGTAQVMRRA from the coding sequence ATGAAGCCTATCCAACCTACGATCAGCATATTGATGGCTACTTATAACTATGCCCGCTTCCTGCCCACCGCTATCGAGAGCGTGCTGGCCCAGGAAATGGAAGCGTTCGAGTTGATTATCGGGGATAACGCCTCTGAGGATGCCACCCCGGAGATCGTCGCCGAGTACGCCGCTCGTGACCCTCGCATCAAACCTTTTCGCAACCCTACCAACCTTGGCATTGTGGAAAACTTCAACCGCTGCTTCCTCAGCATGAGTCCACAAAGCCGCTACTTTATCCTGCTTCCCGCCGATGACTGGTGGACCCCGCAAACCCTCAGGCGTTTGCTAGAAGTCGCGCAAGCTCACCCCGAGGTGGCTATAGTGCACGCCGATGCCTACCGCACCGACGAGGCTTGCCGGGTGCTCAACCGGTATAGCGAGTTCATGGGGCACCACCTGCCGGAAGGGCTGCACCAGGCGGTGTCTTTGTTGATGCGCGCCGATTACATCCCAGCCCAATCCGCTTTGGTCAATAGGAAATTCATTCAGGAGGAACCCCCTTTTGATACCGAGTTGCGCTTTGTACATGACATACATCTTTGGTTACGTCTGCTTCTGCGGGGCCATACCGCTTACTATCTGGCCGAACCGCTGGCATACATCCGCAAGCACGCGGCAGCACTCACCACCGAAGCCAATATTGAACCCCGTCTGAGAGAGGAGGTACGGATGTTCGAGAAGCTGGCCCCCCTCACCCCTCCTAGGCTCGAGCCTGCGCGCCAGGAAGCCTGGGCGAATCGATTGGCCGCCTTGAGCTTTCATCTTCTAGGGGCTTCGAAAATCGAAGAGGCTCGAGCTTTGCTTCAGAAAACTGCACAGGTCAGCCCTCGAGCCCGACTCGATCTGATCGCAGCCCGCTGGATCGCCGCGCTTCCTCTTCCCAAGAATATCCGCTCCCAACTCTGGAATCTGGCTTGGGGCACCGCCCAGGTCATGCGGAGGGCCTAG